From the Diprion similis isolate iyDipSimi1 chromosome 1, iyDipSimi1.1, whole genome shotgun sequence genome, the window tttaatatccaaTGCAAAATCctgcatttttttcttgacttCCGTATTTCGCGAGAATTGGCGTCGGACAGGTTGCTCAGTCCCCTTTAAgctgcatataaagacccgttgtacacctcgaaaacgcggggatgcaaaactcctataacgctcaagcgatcagagtgaaacttgggaagttaatgccttattttggcaaaaagtggagcgtctttttaatttttcaaaattttgaaaaacaatttacagattagttaccacccacagaaattggccaaattttcacagttacactgaattgatcgaactatccggtatgatgccactcggcggtgatgaaacacacattttgagcccagtcccatgagatttgatggtgaattgacgaaatggcagttaatctggtttttgattacgatgaacaccgaaatctcattttggcgacatttgttaccgacctttcatgcatgtcGGTAAAtatcttaccgacattacacgcatacattaccggcatgcgcgtaatatcggtaacaaatgtcgccaaaatgagattttggtgtacttcgtaatcaaaaaccagatcagctgccatttcgtcaattcaccatcaaatctcatgggactgggctcaaaatgtgtgtttcgtcaccgccgagtggcatcgtaccggatagttcgatcaattcagtgtaacagtgaaaatttggccaatttctgtgggtggtaactaatctgtaaattttttttcaaaattttgaaaaattaaaaagacgctccactctttgccaaaataaggcattaactgcccaagtttcactctgatcgcttgagcggtataggagttttgcatccccgcgttttcgaggtgtacaacgggtctttatatgcacctcaAGTCGAATCATACGGGGCGTTTTccttttacttcaattttctgACACAACACGGCACTAAATGATTGCATTAGCCTATTCCGTTAGATCCGAATAGATATTAAAGCTATATTCTATTAACATCACGCGTTTATTCAACCCTAATACTTAATTTTCCGGGTGTTCTTAGGTCCAAAAGCGAACTTGAATCCAATCCGACTCTATTGAACTTATCGCTCGGAAATAAACGACCCTCAATACAAGCCGTTACACCACTAATGCCACTATTTCGTTTTACGACGGCCGCTGGATGCCCTGTAACTAGTACTACACTCTCATGTAACTCTAATAATATTGAAACCATTATTGTAGCGATACTCATCTTACTAGAATTATCTAGTAACTACATTAAACGAAATATTTCTCACCAGCGAATTGTTTCGTAGAAGGTGTAATTTGGATAGTTTAACTTGAATCATTTGTGGTTGAATACACTCActcgttcaatttttgaaattttgcaaatgtCAGAGCATTTGGGCtcgtatataatgtataaactaTCGATTGGAAATGCACTTCGATGCAATTTAAGacgtttattgaaaatttgatagaaACTACTGTCAAACGAATAGAATACTAAAAGCACCGTAATGGGAAAGAATCTGATAGAATGGAACGAAACCATTTCACGGAGAAAAGAGAGTGGAAACTGGCAAAAGATTTGGATTCTCTTCGATAGTGATTCCAGTAATTGAATTGGTTTCGGCGATGAAAAGTAccgaaaaaaaactgttttattGAGATGTGCCAATTTACAGGTACAATTGACGTATATCTAACGTGGATTTTTGATAGTTGCAAACCAGTATTCTAAAGCTGGGTAATCAAATATTGCAAAGagaatgcaaaaattttacatccgtTACCCGATGAATTCTGTGCTTCAAATTTAGAGAAGAAATGCAAGTTCTTTACCTGCGAGAAGCCGAGGAAGAATAACTGGTCCTGTGTGTATTCCGTCAATCCTGGCAGAGCTTGCTGACCACTCGGGTTCCTCGTGGTTAAACGTTTATAAGCACGATATGCTTCTCTTATTCCGCCATTGTCTGCTATATTCTCTCCTTGGGTATTCAATCCATTCACCTACACGGATTTGAATAACTGACGAGGTGTAATTGCGTTTCGTACGTATTTTGCTCAACGGTAactatcagttatttcttGCTACTAGGCGAAATGTCAACGATCCAACAAAACTTGCCATACCACGATCAGATTCAAATTTATCTCGGGTatacaaaacttgtttcatttgcCTGACAAAGCGTTAACGTTGGCTTTTAAGTCaagtaaattaataaaactgaCGAGACTCACCGTATAATGATCGCCCAATTCCGGTACATGGTAGTTGctatattgttttattatgCATTCTACCTTCTCATGGTAGTGGATTAGTGTTTCATTACTCCACCATTGTCTCAGATTTCCGTTTTCGTCGTACCTGCGACCTGTAACAGTAGGTACGCATTGGTTTGTTTAATGATTATATGAACTTACCTGTAAGTAAAGTTCTATCGAAATTGTATGTAGTCTCTTCGGAATAGATCACAAAGTAGTCACCCTATTCCATGCCCATGGAGGCCACTAGTGAAAAGTCCGGtagttttttcgaaattttcagtggCCACCACTATGCTGGATGATGCCACaatttaacaaataaaataattgtttcttgATATGATAAATTATATCCATCGTGTGCTCTCTGATTTGAGCTTCATTTCTTTAAAGTCCTGTCGAAACCAAAGGGTTATACGAGATTCGGGTGGGACTGATATCTTCGGAAGAGGCTTTACATACAAGTGCGATAGAACTTCACTTATAAGTAAGTTCGTTGAACTGTACTTCGTACCTCTTCCTCAAGATCACATTAAGGCATATGTTTAAAGAATGTTACGGCACATGATAGGTTTCGGTAAATGtgacgtaataataatagactCGGATTCCGGATACCAATCACCGATGGGTTATATATGTttcaaattgtacaatttgtTCGCAAAATGAATTTAAGCTTGGTGTTTAGTTTCAAAGGGGATATAACTATTATGTGATTCAAAATCTGGAATTAAATTTGTATTAGAGATGCGATTCTTTCAACCGGAAAACCCATGCTTTGGAACCAAATGCATAATCTTCTCATTACCATCCGGGATTTGAGTGGCCGTCTGATTAATTAACCAATTTGATTTAGCAGCATAAACCGCAATACTTTTACAATTTGTAGCCAACAAACTAATAATGTAACAACATTGTTGACACTCCAACTGATAGAGACAGGTCCCAGTTTATTTCTGACCCGTACGTAGCTGAGTTGTTTGAATCCTTAAGTCGCACTTTTATATGGTAGTTTTTGGGGCTAGCACGTATATCAAGTGTTTATCGGTGAAACCGATGTTTTCAGCACTTGCGAGCCGAAGATCGATGCGAGCCGTAGGTCGTAGGCAAGCCGTAGCCCGGAGGCGAGGCAAAATGTGCTGAAATCATCGGTTGGCCGATAAACAGTTTACGTGCGCCCCCGATACATTATTTTTCCGGCATCGGTATGAAAAAGTCCACCaagaattttgtaataaaGCTTAATTCGGGGTCCTGGGGCGAAGCCCCCAGAAGAGGGGGAAAAAATGTTTAGGAAGTTTTGATATAAGAGGTGCAGAGACGGATGAACAGAATAAACATGAAGTTGCGCGCGTCGGTTAGACTTCGACTCGACTTCGATATATCGATATCTACATAAAGCTCTTGCAGATAACATTTTCCTCGCCTAAGACGCTGCACCGTGTTATAGCAACCTTGCCTTGATTGCATCCAAGACAACATTAAAACTCTTTATAGAAGAGTTTAAACGTGTAAAGCGTTTTCCCATTATAGAAGTACAAAATATTTCCAGCCCAAATCCGATGTGGCTTGCACGgcacaaaataaaagaatggaACTTGAGTCAGAGAGTGCAGAATGGATGAAATTCattataacaaaaataagTTTATTTACTAACGTTGAACCTTGTGGCATCATTTGACTTAAAGTAGGGGGACTATCTTGTGATCTCGCGGATGAGACACGAACTACATGCAATTAATATATTGAAGATAATTCAAACAGCTATCAACATTTCGGTACTTTGATTTACCTTGGTCGTCAAAGCCGTGCGTTAATTCGTGACCCATTATTGCTCCCATCGCTCCATAATTAATTGATCTAAGTGAAGAAACGTATTgagattataatataattgacGTGAGGCAGCTAAAATACGTAATTTAGTAAACAAGTATGCGTAAAGTATGCGGTTGTGTTCGTTACACAGCAGTAAGATTTTACACACTCGTGTGTAACGTCTCATTTAACGTCCTTGTGACGAAAACTACTATTTAAATATGGTATTCGTGCTGACAAAAATTCTGCATAAACTTTTTTGATAAACTCTGAATTTCGAAAGACtacaacaataaaaaagatTACGACTTttagaaacaaataaatttcaataaagttTCATTCACAAAATGATgttgattttttccaaaacttgttgcatttttcataaaataatgaatgtggattttctaaatattcctaaaaaatgtcaaaaaatatcTGCGACATCTATtatatgttttaaaaataaaagttttacaGAGAATTTTATCCATTGGTGATGGCACGACGGTTATTCTAACAGTAAATGTGACCTGGTGATTGGAAACtctcaaattattttacttaacTTAaacaacttgaaaattttcaactcactCTATTCCATTACCATAGAATGGTGGATGCAAAATGCCAGCAGGAAATGCTGAAATCAAAGAATGATACAGGTAAACCAAATATGGAAACTGACAAACCTTCCCAGACTCCAAAAACCGAGGAAATACTTGGGAAACATCTCAAGATGATTGAGTGTTTCATTTGATGGTTTAAATATGACGTCTTGCAGATATCAGGCATCCGTTGTACAccataaaaatatagaaatctGTGCCATCAAACAACACAAAGCTCCGTCTAGAGACGTTCTATGGATATACCATATGATACTATGCCACAAGACTAGAGACCAGAAGACTGAATTCGGGTGGTGGGGGTAGGCCTGTATATGGCAGCCACCTGGCAGCACTGCTAAGCGTATAATACTTGCGCAATACGGCACTGCGCAGTCAAATAGTTCAGAATAATTGGAGTCTCTCCCCCTACCTTGAAACAGATGAGTGTGGAGATGCGCAGTATCGGATTGCGCAAGTATTCTACGTTTAGCAGCGCCGCCAAGCGGTTGGCATGTATTGGCTCACCTGAAGCTACGAGCTTGGATAGGAGTTCGACCTCCTGGACTATAGCCTTCTTAATACCGTGCCTGGCTTCGGACTATTTCACTTCTTCAAATATTCTGGGTACAATATTTCCGCGGTTTTTACTTTCTAGGATCATTCGTTAGGAAAGTAATGTTTAAATTCATGCAATGACAATTATACTCTTTAATTGAAAGAGTTTACGGCATTCGTGAAGTTTTATTCGATACGATTTTATTGAATGGTCCATGCATTATACTATCACTTACTGACGGAATTTAAGATTGCGCTATAAAACGCGTTCACGGTGGTTCCAGTTGAAATCCATCTATTTTTATCAGGTTTCTTTCTCAAACTATTTAAACTCTTTCGTACGCCAATATTGGTCAGTTTCAAGAACGTCTCTAAAAGCCTCTTGTCCACCACTTCAGCCTAATGCAACAGAAAAACAACATGGTTTCATTCCTACCTAAAATTACAGTAATCGATGCATGTACTCGAACAGCCCATCTCAGAGGATTGGAAACAAGCCGGAAAAAACAGTTGATTTCACGATGCTTTCcgttcaaaaagaaaaagcattagtagagagaaagaaataaaaaggaaattcaaaaagatgtttataaatttatttttatacaaataaacaaactcaGAAAAACATGATCGTTCAtttagaaaaagtaataatgagAAAACAAGTCgcaaaatcagttttttcgCGATACTTTTCATCAACAGGAAAAGGGGAGAGTCTGTCGGCCTGTCCGTGAAAAATCAAGTTaagtaaaaaatctgaaactgatAGAACTCACAgctaaatgaaaaagttttgagttctgaatatcaaaatttataaattatttcttgtataaatatgtaaGCCGGGAAGAACATAATCGTTTAGTTAGAAAAAGTAACAGGGAGAAAAACGTAATAGGTTTTTCGGTTAAACATTGAGAATCGATTGATTTCCGGTAGAACTGGAAGTTCAAATTACACGGGACATAGCGATTTTTCATGCCCATCATTTGATCGCAAAGTCCTGtaagcttcaaattttttcatcgaactgTTCTCGAGATCATCGTGGAAATTTCTCAGAGACACCCATAGACCGACATTTTCTAGGAATCTGTTTCTCAGATTCTAGAAGTTCGAAAACgtaaagattcgttgaaattagaaaaagtgattttcgacCGAAACCAATACTTTTCTTGACGAAAAGTAAAAACCTGAAATTTATACGAGTTCACATCCAAACGATGAGCATGAAAATTTACTATATACTATTCTTTTGGAACGTATACGTATTGCAAAAATTCGTAAAACTAGAAGTAGTCAGACACAATTCATCCGACGTTCatagaaaatttcatataaattgcaatgaaaggaataaaataatgcAACAAGACAAAATGTCATGAAAATTAAGGAAacatttcgtgaaaaaaagaaatttttaacggcaaaaaattttaatcataatTGACGATACTGCCAATGAATGAATTGGTTTGTATGGCAATGAGAAGTACCGCGAAAAACACTATTTGCACGTCCTGCTTCCAACTAAGAATAAAACTAACCAGCTGCTTAACTATTCAGTTTACACATTCAATCTATACGAGTCAGCAGATGATACAAAAtccaaatgaataaaaatgcacTGATACTTACgccgttataaaattcattcagaCGGTCTGGATTGGTTATCCATTCCGGGAAACCGACAAATGGTCTTATCGCTGCTAATTTTTTATGGGCTGTGGCTCGTGTGCCTGCATCCATCCAGTCTAGCTCCGCGACCATTTCATCGAATGCCTCTTTAATGTCGGAGAGCATTTCTAATGCcttaaaaatcgcaaatgtAATACATAAGATGATACTTGTGAGTCGACGATGCATTCGTCTTTGTCTTGGGCGCCTTCGGCACCCTCAACGCCAACTTGAACATCATTTGACCGTCGGTAGAAATAGTAATCAAGTACCAAccattattgaaatttaacgAAGCGCTTTGTATAAGTAATAATTTTACTCGATTGTGAAATAAACATACTGCGTTATTTGGGTTAAGTTAGGACTCttgtaattattcaaatccaAAATAGTAATGCGGAATCAGTGCGTAAAATCAAGTTCATCGTTAAACTTACGAACAATCCAAGCACTTATTTTTATGATAGTTATGACgtttaattcaaaaaaaatttcacaaatcatTTAGGTAATGCTTAATCGAACTTGTTTCAATCATTTATTAtggaagaaattgaattttcttcaattatacATTGCAAAAGTAATTTGTAGTTGAATGTAtaatcaaattgaaaaaaatttacttataactcgtaacatttttttaacccaaGTAGTGTAtagtttaataatatttgatttattGGCGATAAAATAGTACATATATCAGATCAACCATAAATCCACAAATGTCTGCTACATCGTCTCTGACTACTAATGGTCTCTGACTTGATGGTCGTCATGATATAGTAGACAAAagaaactttcaaattttaataattacgaGATTTTGTTGGTCCTATCATAAATAGTGCAATGACGAGTGTTACATagcgatatttatttttgttttcactgtATTTTTGCCTCGACATTTTCGAAGACGTTCGTGAACACAGCATTTACTGTATTGGCTTATTGGTCGTTACTATATCATGGCCTCAGGCAACTAGtagtcataatttttttccaaatttaattCTGTCGACTTTACACGagcttcaaattttaatagtcGAATCATAATTGACATCGCCACAAGTGCGGCATCTAGAAATTGGCTTGACAAGAGATAAGCTGATGAAAATGACTCTAGATTTTACCATGAACTTGAACTAAGTATTTTGTGTTTGTTGTcttggagaaagaaaaagacagcttcgattttcaaaaatgtaaagccattgaaaaagaaaattttttttacaatacctTCTCTCTGGAGTGTTCGTTGAAATGTCTTTGTATATATAAGTAACTGAGGGCCATTCCAAAATTAGAATTCACGTTTCCAGTACAGCCTTTCCATCTCGCAGTCTTCTCCTTCAATCCAaacagtttttgagaaaattcgaaTCCGAGGTCACGGAATTTTTGTAGGGTTAGTGGCGCAACTGTTGAATACACACCCCACCATGCGTACCTTGCTGAAAATATATTCCAACATGAAGAAGCAAGTCGAAACTCATTTCAGAAAAAGACATGGGGGTTAGAAAAACGTACCAAAGCTCTTTGAACATTTACAATTTGTAATGTTGTGACATTATCGCAAATTacgaagaattttcgtttataaaaaattttcactagcatcatatcaattttttcaaattcagataGTACGAAAACCATCTTATAGCGTATAACAAAATTACAATGTCACCTAAGGTTGCTGGGGGTGTATTTGCCAATAAGCCTGGCAACTTCCGAAGGTACTCCAAATCCATAACGATGATCCGGTCCATGTTATTGTTTATTGTAACATTTGTATTGTTGAAAACCGCGCCCAAGTACGTCGTCCAGTTCCACTGAAAGCATTATAGTTATACTTAGACATTTTTGTCTGCAAGCGGTTTCTATAAAGTTTTCTGTGATATCGCTTAGTtataaatttcagcagaaCCGAGGGGTTAATCATTGCTGTAATCCGGCGTACTGTATGCCTCTTAGTCGTTATGTAATCATTGTTATCTCTTGTAATaccatacaatttttttaatcgttataaaacttgcaatatttttgtaatctcCATAATCATTTGTAATCTCTCTGAAATCTATGTATCTTCAGtgtatttttagaaatcttCTTGCAGTCCTTGTATCCTGTGTAATCACTTCGTAATCTATATAATCTTGTAATCTTCGCAATATATTTGCAATGCTTGTAAGCGACGATTTCTCTCGTCGCTCATGTTTACGTGGTGACTTGGCACCGGCAACCCGAGCTGTTTATGCGAGGGGATTAGTGCCTAGGACAAAGAGGCTGTGTGGGCCCCACGGTTTTCCAAGGGATCGACGTTTCGACCAGCGAGGCGAGGATCACTTCTCGATAGAGTTCCGAGTGAGCAGATTATACGCGACGCTATACGTTTTGTAccaattatataaatatagactCAATACCGCTATTCATCCTTCGGCATTTCTTACAGTTCAGAAGTGGGATAAAGAACTTGTTTTTTATCTCTTGTGATGCGCGTGTAAATGTAACAAGTATTGCGTGTATGTTTGGTGTTGGGAGAACGACCAGCAGCGTGCCTTCGTTATATTAAAGCAAAAGCTTATTTCTAGGTCTATCCTAGCAATATATAAGCAGGGTTCGGAGATCGAATTACACACGGACGCGAGTCAGCTAGGGTTGGGCGGTATTTTGTTACAACAACAAATCGAGAATGATTTAAAACCAATTGCTTACTTTAGCCGACAGACCACTAAAGAGgaacaaaaatatcattcGTATGAGCTCGAAACACTCGCGGTCGTAAACAGTCTGCAGAGATTTCGGGTTTATTTACTAGGAGTCCGGTTTAAAATCGTAAGCGACTGTAGTGCGTTGCGTTGTGGGATCTACTACCACGCGTGGCGCGGTGGTGGATTCAATTGCAAGAATTCGATTGTTCTATTGAGTACAGGGTTGAAAAGAAGATGCCACATGTCGACGCACTCAGTCGCAATCCAGACGGGACCGACAATGAATCGAAAGAGATAGATGATGTAGGGTTATTACATATCGAACTCGGAGATTGGTTGCTGATCGCTCAAATGCAAGATCCGCGATTAAAATACGTGCACGAAGTGTTGAATAGAGAAGCGAAAGACGCTGAGGAAAAACAGATCAAATCTGATTACGCGCTCAAGGAGAACCGGGTGTTTAGAAAAACGCCAGACGGCCTCAAGTGGGCTGTGCCGAAGGCagcgagacaaaaaaaattatgagactATGCCACGACGAAATGGGTCATTTCGGGGTGACAAAGACGCTCGAGAAATTGCAAGCGGACTATTGGTTTGGTTCGATGCGACGTTATGTGAGACGATACGTCGCCACGTGTTTAAAGTGTCTTTATATTAACCCTCAGCGGCACACATTTTTCCTTACTTACTATCGACTTGGAATTTTGTACTCGAGGGTGGTTgcggtcgctgattacgaatctgctCCCAAAATTTGAACATGCAAGATGGCGAACCAAACGTGCAAACATTCGTTTGACGAGAGCAAAAGTTGGTACCCCGGGGTTTTcagggtcactgattacgaatccgcactcaaaagttagaaattcaagatggcggattcaatatggcggaccaaAACGCAAAAAGTCGTTTGACCTTAGCAAATCATAAAACCCAAGATCTTTTCCAGActttaaaatcaattgcaaTCGTTTTGCGGTCATAAAATCCGTCATTTGAAGTGTACAGCTGCCATATTATTGtgtccaccattttgaattttgcaaatctgaaaacgggttcgtaatcagcgaccctaaAAACCCCCGCCTACCAAAAATCGTAAGGATACTCTTAAAACTATcttcaataatacattttttctaaagaaagtgctatttttcaaaatttgttaatttatataaacaaattaacgaaacataaaaacaatttgaacacAAACTTTCATCCTCTAACATACCAAGATcataatattacaaaaaaacaccggttaaatcgaataaaactactctaaaatcgtaaaaacgtgttttaaaACAGGTGGCATTCTGGAATGCCACTATGCCGCTGAGGGTTAAGGAACCGGCCGGAAAGCGGCCAGGCTATCCGATAGAAAAAATCTCGATGCCTATGCACACGGTACACATAGACCACTTGGGACCGTTTGTAAAAAGTACGACCAATAATTCGTATTTCCTCGTAGTGGTAGAAGCGTTCACGAAATTTGTATTAGCAAGAGGCAAGATTCAATAAGAGGAGAGCTCCTCCTAGGAAATTTAGTTGCGGAGATATCGTTGTGGCCAGACGCATTACCTGTACGTACGATGGTGCAAGTAAAAAGTTGTTGCCAAAGTACGCTGGGCCATACCAAATCACTAGGGTATTAGACTGTGATAGGTACGTCATCGAGGACGTCAAGGGTGCTCAGCGCACGCAGAAGCCGTACTGTGGCGTGGTTCCGGGCGACAAACTGAAACCTTGGACCACGGGAGTCAGCGACACCGAATCGGACAACAGCGAGGACGAGCTTCAGGTCTCGGACCCTTCTGAGAAGTGCGACGTGGAAGGTGAGCCCTTGCAGTTCGTTCAGGCCGTGTCATCAGGGGATGATAGGTTCGGTCACGGATCCGGAATGACGGGGTTACCGGATGATGATCGGCATTACATGAGCTAATGCGCGATCGTTAGACACGATTGAGCAGTCACGGATCCGGAATGACGGGGTGACTGGGTGACGATCGGCATTAAATGTGTTAATTCGCGATTGTTGGAAATAGTTGAACAGTCACGGATCCGGAATAACGGGGTGACCTGGAATCATTGGCACTATGTGCGATAAGATATGTGATCATTGGGGATGATCAAGCGGTCACGGATCCGGAATGACAGAGTGTCTGAACGATAAAATCGTTGTATATCAACTTGCTATATTTGTAATCGTAATTAGTATCGTGATTAACCCTCCGAGTAGAAGGAAGAATGTAAAAAACTTTATCAAAGAAAATACCAGCACAAAGTATACATATTCATACCTGCTGAGCATACAGGTCCGTCAGACGTTGCAGTTCGGTAACTGTAATATCGTGAAATAAGTGATTTACGCTTCTCCTTTGTTCTTGTGTTGTCACAATCTGTAGAATGAGAAGAGACAGATTTATTAGCAATTAGCCTGTatcatttccaaaaattacACAATACATCTGGGAAAGTTGAATATAAAACGTGTAGATGGGTTTCCGTAAGCAAATGACAAATGGTATACACCTGGGTTGTCTCTTTAGTTTTacgttatttattcatttgcaTCAGTTCCGATTTTCGAAATGCAATTAACAGGAAATAGCTGATAAAGAGTTTGAAGATTATCAAAAGAAGTTGATCACTGCGGTAttattgacaaaaataattttacctaTTATTAGTTAGTATTAACTTTGAGTTTATCAATCTATCGGAAATCACAGTagtgcaaaattttgaaaaattgaatttgccTTTCGAAAGACAGTACCAAAAAAGATATccatgatttttttgatttttttcggccaacAGTTTTTGAGCAATAGCGGCGGcaaattttccagttttcaatatcacgaaattttcaactcaatatatctttttttcctgaatagatagaaaa encodes:
- the LOC124406461 gene encoding neprilysin-4-like isoform X1, producing the protein MRYKVNDPENRAGQTELTRQASNASWQYNTNADTMKSRSKEAILILVAGLLTVAVIALVATLILQTAVFTKEEYKEMCQSEECVKTAARVIESMDKSFEPCDDFYRFACGGWTKNNPIPQSQTSWDQLSLLREELMRNLRVLLEEENSPNDLRPVKLARALYRTCMDIESVEELGLEPIFDVLSRLGLPREPPLGNVIEPLNLANLSGVVQRVLGLNLFVNFYINEDVRDTTKNRMTMEQVSPGFSERYLLEPSRFQSELKEYRKYVTSMMELAGAGNKSAAFANELIVFSTEIAKIVTTQEQRRSVNHLFHDITVTELQRLTDLYAQQWNWTTYLGAVFNNTNVTINNNMDRIIVMDLEYLRKLPGLLANTPPATLARYAWWGVYSTVAPLTLQKFRDLGFEFSQKLFGLKEKTARWKGCTGNVNSNFGMALSYLYIQRHFNEHSREKALEMLSDIKEAFDEMVAELDWMDAGTRATAHKKLAAIRPFVGFPEWITNPDRLNEFYNGAEVVDKRLLETFLKLTNIGVRKSLNSLRKKPDKNRWISTGTTVNAFYSAILNSVTFPAGILHPPFYGNGIESINYGAMGAIMGHELTHGFDDQGRRYDENGNLRQWWSNETLIHYHEKVECIIKQYSNYHVPELGDHYTVNGLNTQGENIADNGGIREAYRAYKRLTTRNPSGQQALPGLTEYTQDQLFFLGFSQVWCGNYTTGALKSKLIEGVHAPNHFRVIGTLSNNADFARAWHCPIGSPMNPHHKCVLW
- the LOC124406461 gene encoding neprilysin-4-like isoform X2; its protein translation is MKSRSKEAILILVAGLLTVAVIALVATLILQTAVFTKEEYKEMCQSEECVKTAARVIESMDKSFEPCDDFYRFACGGWTKNNPIPQSQTSWDQLSLLREELMRNLRVLLEEENSPNDLRPVKLARALYRTCMDIESVEELGLEPIFDVLSRLGLPREPPLGNVIEPLNLANLSGVVQRVLGLNLFVNFYINEDVRDTTKNRMTMEQVSPGFSERYLLEPSRFQSELKEYRKYVTSMMELAGAGNKSAAFANELIVFSTEIAKIVTTQEQRRSVNHLFHDITVTELQRLTDLYAQQWNWTTYLGAVFNNTNVTINNNMDRIIVMDLEYLRKLPGLLANTPPATLARYAWWGVYSTVAPLTLQKFRDLGFEFSQKLFGLKEKTARWKGCTGNVNSNFGMALSYLYIQRHFNEHSREKALEMLSDIKEAFDEMVAELDWMDAGTRATAHKKLAAIRPFVGFPEWITNPDRLNEFYNGAEVVDKRLLETFLKLTNIGVRKSLNSLRKKPDKNRWISTGTTVNAFYSAILNSVTFPAGILHPPFYGNGIESINYGAMGAIMGHELTHGFDDQGRRYDENGNLRQWWSNETLIHYHEKVECIIKQYSNYHVPELGDHYTVNGLNTQGENIADNGGIREAYRAYKRLTTRNPSGQQALPGLTEYTQDQLFFLGFSQVWCGNYTTGALKSKLIEGVHAPNHFRVIGTLSNNADFARAWHCPIGSPMNPHHKCVLW